One window of the Anolis sagrei isolate rAnoSag1 chromosome 5, rAnoSag1.mat, whole genome shotgun sequence genome contains the following:
- the SNRPF gene encoding small nuclear ribonucleoprotein F: MSLPLNPKPFLNGLTGKPVMVKLKWGMEYKGYLVSVDGYMNMQLANTEEYIDGALSGHLGEVLIRCNNVLYIRGVEEEEEDGEMRE, translated from the exons ATG AGTTTGCCTCTCAATCCAAAGCCCTTCCTAAATGGGCTGACTGGGAAGCCAGTGATGGTGAAATTGAAGTGGGGAATGGAATATAAGGGCTACCTCGTGTCTGTTGATGGCTACATGAACATGCAG cttgCAAATACAGAAGAGTACATTGATGGAGCGCTGTCTGGACACCTTGGTGAAGTTCTGATAAG ATGCAATAATGTCCTTTACATAAGAggtgtggaggaggaagaagaagacggggaaatgagagaataa